Proteins found in one Amycolatopsis umgeniensis genomic segment:
- a CDS encoding enoyl-CoA hydratase/isomerase family protein, translated as MATSIRLDREDDVAVLTIASPPLNLYTAELQRELGEAIGELEATPPRAAIIRAEGKIVSGGVDVSLFDAQSSAAEAKLLFDEMLAVPDRIAALPFPTVFAAHGLCLTWAFEVAVACDIILATERAKFGLVERVVGLTPTMGGTQRLAARAGVGRAKEFVMTGATYDAATLERWNVVNRVLPADGFDEAVRAFTNDLAQGPTKAHAATKKVLEHYEHGGVAEANEHITTIAAGLFDTEDLRGAVKSFLADGPGKATFTGR; from the coding sequence TTGGCCACCTCGATCCGCCTCGACCGCGAGGACGACGTCGCAGTCCTGACCATCGCTTCGCCGCCACTGAACCTCTACACCGCGGAACTCCAGCGGGAGCTGGGCGAGGCGATCGGCGAGCTGGAGGCCACGCCGCCGCGAGCGGCGATCATCCGGGCCGAGGGCAAGATCGTCAGCGGCGGAGTCGACGTCTCGCTGTTCGACGCCCAGTCCTCCGCGGCCGAGGCGAAGCTGCTCTTCGACGAGATGCTGGCCGTTCCCGACAGGATCGCCGCACTCCCGTTCCCCACCGTGTTCGCCGCCCACGGTCTGTGCCTGACCTGGGCCTTCGAGGTCGCCGTCGCCTGCGACATCATCCTGGCGACCGAAAGGGCCAAGTTCGGGCTCGTCGAACGGGTCGTCGGCCTGACACCGACCATGGGCGGGACCCAGCGGCTCGCCGCGCGCGCCGGCGTCGGCCGCGCGAAGGAGTTCGTGATGACCGGCGCGACCTACGACGCCGCGACCCTCGAACGCTGGAACGTGGTGAACCGCGTGCTCCCGGCGGACGGTTTCGACGAGGCCGTCCGCGCTTTCACGAACGACCTCGCGCAGGGGCCGACCAAGGCGCACGCGGCCACCAAGAAGGTTCTCGAACACTACGAGCACGGCGGCGTCGCCGAGGCGAACGAGCACATCACGACGATCGCCGCCGGGCTCTTCGACACCGAGGACCTGCGCGGCGCGGTGAAGTCCTTCCTCGCCGACGGTCCCGGCAAGGCGACCTTCACCGGCCGCTGA
- a CDS encoding PaaX family transcriptional regulator, with product MADSATPVPVVHQQKGGARRPTMSRRREVSHASARSLLMTILGEYVLPRDQAIWTSTLVEALRVLDIEEKSARQALARSSAEGWVVSERVGRRVRWSLTPPGRRLLTEGAERIYAFGNEEKAWDGRWLMLIVSVPEAKRDLRHRLRTRLTWAGFGSPVAGVWVSPDLSRQREAQQIVQELGLDAQAMSFTAAYGDVGDQETMVARSWDLSDLKDRYEDFIDRFTGSRPSGEHGVLRAQTELVHEWRSFPFLDPRLPLKLLPDGWSGVRAADLFHRKHVEWRPEAQAQWDELADTSG from the coding sequence ATGGCGGACTCCGCCACCCCGGTCCCCGTCGTCCACCAGCAGAAAGGCGGTGCCCGAAGGCCGACGATGAGCAGGCGGCGGGAAGTCAGTCATGCCAGCGCGCGATCGCTGCTGATGACGATCCTCGGCGAGTACGTCCTGCCGCGTGACCAGGCGATCTGGACGTCCACACTGGTCGAGGCGCTGCGCGTGCTGGACATCGAAGAGAAGTCCGCGCGGCAGGCGCTGGCCCGTTCCTCCGCCGAGGGCTGGGTCGTGTCGGAACGCGTCGGACGAAGAGTGCGCTGGTCGCTCACGCCGCCGGGCAGGCGCCTGCTGACCGAGGGCGCGGAGCGGATCTACGCCTTCGGCAACGAGGAGAAGGCCTGGGACGGCCGCTGGCTGATGCTGATCGTCTCGGTCCCCGAAGCGAAGCGGGACCTCCGGCACCGTCTCCGCACCCGCCTGACGTGGGCCGGGTTCGGTTCGCCGGTGGCGGGCGTCTGGGTCAGCCCGGACCTCAGCCGCCAGCGGGAGGCCCAGCAGATCGTGCAGGAACTCGGCCTCGACGCGCAGGCGATGTCGTTCACCGCCGCCTACGGTGACGTCGGCGATCAGGAGACGATGGTCGCGCGGTCCTGGGATCTCAGTGACCTCAAAGACCGCTACGAGGACTTCATCGACCGCTTCACCGGTTCCCGCCCCTCCGGGGAGCACGGCGTCCTGCGCGCGCAGACCGAACTGGTACACGAATGGCGCAGCTTCCCGTTCCTCGATCCACGTCTTCCGCTAAAACTGCTCCCCGACGGCTGGAGCGGCGTGCGCGCGGCGGACCTGTTCCACCGCAAGCACGTCGAATGGCGACCAGAAGCACAGGCCCAATGGGACGAACTCGCGGACACCTCCGGCTAG
- a CDS encoding ABC-F family ATP-binding cassette domain-containing protein, with the protein MSATLVAKDLAAGHGDRVLFSGLDLVVAPGEVIGLVGVNGAGKSTLLKTLGGLVPPEEGSVRLNPPTATVGHLPQEPERREGESVRAFLSRRTGVTAAQAALDAATEALTAGEPGSDDTYGVALDRWLALGGADLDDRAGEVVADLGLTVNLDQPMLSLSGGQAARAGMASLLLSRYDIFLLDEPTNDLDLDGLERLERFVTGLRAGTVLVSHDREFLARTVDRVVELDFAQQQVRTYGGGYESYLEERAVARRHAREEYDEYANTKASLEARGAMQRSWMEKGVKNARRKATDNDKVGRKFRSEATEKQASKARQTDRMIERLDVVEEPRKEWELRMEIAAAPRAGAVVATLRGAVVRRGGFTLGPVDLQIDWADKVAITGANGAGKSTLLAALLGRVGVDEGGASLGSGVVVGEVDQARKLFLGDLPLVEAFAREVPELADADVRTLLAKFGLKAAHVLRSAATLSPGERTRAALALLQARGVNLLVLDEPTNHLDLPAIEQLESALSEYPGTLLLVTHDRRMLDAVATTRRLEVADGKVTEA; encoded by the coding sequence ATGAGCGCCACACTCGTTGCCAAGGATCTCGCCGCCGGCCACGGCGACCGTGTTCTGTTCTCCGGTCTCGACCTGGTCGTCGCCCCGGGCGAAGTGATCGGTCTCGTCGGTGTCAACGGCGCGGGCAAGTCGACTTTGCTGAAGACTCTCGGCGGCCTCGTGCCGCCGGAAGAGGGAAGCGTCCGGCTGAACCCGCCGACGGCCACCGTCGGTCACCTCCCGCAGGAGCCGGAACGCCGCGAAGGGGAATCCGTTCGCGCGTTCCTTTCGCGACGCACCGGTGTCACGGCCGCGCAAGCCGCGCTCGACGCCGCCACCGAGGCGCTGACAGCGGGCGAACCCGGCTCGGACGACACCTACGGGGTGGCCCTCGATCGCTGGCTCGCGCTCGGCGGGGCCGATCTGGACGACCGGGCGGGCGAGGTCGTCGCCGACCTCGGGCTCACGGTCAACCTCGACCAGCCGATGCTGTCGCTGTCCGGCGGGCAGGCGGCGCGGGCGGGGATGGCGTCGCTGCTGCTGAGCCGGTACGACATCTTCCTGCTCGACGAGCCGACCAACGACCTCGATCTCGACGGCCTGGAACGGCTCGAGCGGTTCGTGACCGGGCTGCGCGCCGGGACGGTGCTGGTCAGTCACGACCGGGAGTTCCTGGCGCGCACCGTGGACCGCGTCGTCGAACTCGACTTCGCCCAGCAGCAGGTGCGGACCTACGGCGGCGGTTACGAGTCCTATTTGGAGGAACGCGCCGTCGCGCGGCGGCACGCCCGCGAGGAGTACGACGAATACGCGAACACGAAGGCCTCGCTAGAGGCCCGTGGCGCGATGCAGCGTTCGTGGATGGAGAAGGGCGTCAAGAACGCCCGGCGCAAGGCCACCGACAACGACAAGGTCGGCCGCAAGTTCCGGAGCGAGGCGACGGAGAAGCAGGCGTCGAAGGCCCGCCAGACCGATCGCATGATCGAACGGCTCGACGTCGTCGAGGAGCCGCGCAAGGAATGGGAACTGCGGATGGAGATCGCCGCGGCGCCCCGGGCGGGAGCGGTCGTGGCGACCCTGCGCGGCGCGGTGGTGCGGCGGGGCGGGTTCACCCTCGGGCCGGTGGACCTGCAGATCGACTGGGCGGACAAGGTCGCGATCACCGGGGCCAACGGCGCCGGGAAGTCGACGCTGCTCGCCGCTCTGCTCGGCCGGGTCGGGGTCGACGAGGGCGGCGCGTCGCTCGGCTCCGGTGTCGTGGTCGGCGAGGTCGACCAGGCGCGGAAACTGTTCCTCGGCGACCTTCCGCTCGTCGAGGCGTTCGCCCGAGAGGTCCCCGAACTCGCCGACGCCGACGTGCGGACACTGCTGGCGAAGTTCGGGCTGAAGGCCGCGCACGTCCTGCGGTCGGCGGCCACGTTGTCGCCGGGGGAGCGGACGCGGGCGGCGCTGGCGCTGTTGCAGGCGCGCGGGGTCAACCTGCTGGTGCTCGACGAGCCGACGAACCACCTCGACCTGCCCGCGATCGAGCAGCTGGAGTCGGCGCTGTCGGAGTATCCGGGGACGCTCCTGCTGGTGACGCACGACCGGCGGATGCTGGACGCGGTCGCCACGACGCGGCGGCTGGAAGTGGCTGACGGGAAAGTCACCGAGGCCTGA
- a CDS encoding ABC transporter permease subunit: MTTVDGSRRSWLRPAVAILVSAIFFVPLYYVLVNVFKPGDLIAREPASVPLPPTLTNIHAVLTRPDGLFWVSLANSMLVTLLSIMVLTVLSAMLGHYLARSTRRWTKVLAVILLAGLMIPPQVILIPVTEVLRLTGMMATLQGLVLFNVGYYVPFGVFVFTGFIRGVPVELEEAALLDGASRGQAFWRIVFPLLRPATASVLIFLGVWIWNDFIDPLIILGPSQGTTITTGIYRSIGQYQADLGSVFALMFLATLPVLIFYLALQKQFVKGLTGGATKG; encoded by the coding sequence GTGACCACGGTGGACGGCTCACGACGGTCATGGCTCCGCCCCGCCGTGGCGATCCTGGTGAGCGCGATCTTCTTCGTGCCGTTGTACTACGTGCTCGTCAACGTCTTCAAACCCGGCGATCTGATCGCCCGGGAACCGGCGTCGGTCCCGCTGCCACCGACGCTGACCAACATCCACGCCGTGCTCACCCGGCCCGACGGCCTGTTCTGGGTGAGCCTCGCGAACAGCATGCTCGTCACCCTGCTGTCGATCATGGTGCTGACGGTGCTTTCGGCCATGCTCGGGCATTATCTGGCGCGCTCGACCCGGCGCTGGACCAAGGTGCTCGCGGTGATCCTGCTGGCGGGCTTGATGATCCCGCCGCAGGTGATCCTGATCCCGGTCACCGAGGTGCTGCGGCTGACCGGGATGATGGCGACGCTGCAAGGCCTGGTGCTGTTCAACGTGGGGTACTACGTGCCGTTCGGCGTCTTCGTGTTCACCGGGTTCATCCGCGGGGTGCCGGTGGAACTCGAGGAGGCCGCCCTGCTCGACGGCGCGAGCAGGGGGCAGGCGTTCTGGCGGATCGTGTTCCCGCTGCTGCGCCCGGCCACGGCGAGCGTCCTGATCTTCCTCGGGGTGTGGATCTGGAACGATTTCATCGACCCGCTGATCATCCTCGGCCCCAGTCAGGGGACCACGATCACCACCGGCATCTACCGCTCGATCGGCCAGTACCAGGCCGATCTCGGCAGCGTGTTCGCGCTGATGTTCCTGGCGACGCTGCCGGTGCTGATCTTCTACCTGGCATTGCAGAAGCAGTTCGTGAAGGGGCTCACCGGCGGCGCGACCAAAGGCTGA
- a CDS encoding carbohydrate ABC transporter permease, giving the protein MRRKPILPRVWHFASFGAPGVVIYLCFVMAPILISFGYSLTNHNPFNPPSEFVGLENYKLLFQDEQFLTALRVTTILTVIVVVVPNLLGLGVAVLLDRKGWLYHALRSVFFTPVILSSVVVSIIWTKLLDDRGPVNDLLRAVGVEQPPGWLSDPDLALFSVASIVCWQMLGFCVVVYLAGLQGVPAELLEAAEIDGAGPVRRFRAVTWPLLAPSLTINTVVLLISAFKTYDYVKVVTNGGPGSGTTATIAFDVLATGLDANHVGYASAMAVVMLVIVATLTTIVLRFLRRREVDL; this is encoded by the coding sequence ATGCGGAGAAAACCGATCTTGCCGAGGGTGTGGCATTTCGCCTCGTTCGGTGCACCCGGTGTCGTCATCTATCTCTGCTTCGTCATGGCACCGATCCTCATCAGCTTCGGCTACAGCCTGACGAACCACAATCCGTTCAACCCGCCCTCGGAGTTCGTGGGTCTCGAGAACTACAAGCTCCTCTTCCAGGACGAACAGTTCCTGACCGCGCTCCGGGTCACCACGATCCTGACCGTGATCGTGGTGGTCGTGCCGAACCTGCTCGGCCTCGGCGTCGCGGTGCTGCTCGACCGGAAAGGCTGGCTGTACCACGCTTTGCGGAGCGTGTTCTTCACGCCCGTGATCCTCAGCTCGGTCGTGGTCAGCATCATCTGGACGAAACTGCTCGACGACCGGGGACCGGTCAACGACCTCCTCCGCGCGGTCGGCGTCGAGCAGCCTCCGGGCTGGCTGTCTGATCCGGATCTCGCGTTGTTCTCGGTCGCGTCGATCGTGTGCTGGCAGATGCTGGGGTTCTGCGTGGTCGTGTACCTCGCGGGCCTGCAGGGCGTCCCGGCCGAACTGCTGGAGGCGGCGGAGATCGACGGCGCCGGCCCGGTCCGGCGGTTCCGCGCGGTGACCTGGCCGCTGCTCGCGCCGTCGTTGACGATCAACACCGTCGTCCTGCTGATCTCGGCGTTCAAGACCTACGACTACGTCAAGGTCGTCACCAACGGCGGGCCGGGTTCGGGAACCACCGCCACCATCGCGTTCGACGTCCTCGCCACCGGCCTCGACGCGAACCATGTCGGCTACGCGTCCGCGATGGCCGTGGTGATGCTGGTGATCGTGGCGACGCTGACCACGATCGTGCTGCGGTTCCTGCGGCGGCGGGAGGTAGACCTGTGA
- a CDS encoding ABC transporter substrate-binding protein, whose protein sequence is MRRSFAWGAALLIAASLTGCTVGGGTSTSGGEISFLTFETPNLPPFYWDSAIKRVTDRNPGLSVKKLVAPSTDRTGYAKQLLQSGQFPDVAIAVDSAGFAESGNLYAWTPEELKDFQFPAANPIKGGHHQLPANTQTIPPIYYNKKLFADAGITSAPATWGELLAASEKLKAKGITPFTIGGGKEGFPSAMLLDGLVSVEVYGKTPDWLSQRRADKVKFTDPAFQQAFGKFADLVAKGYLDKTQVSRDYSATEAAFLNGEGAMYPMGNWFAASADAKKPSFDIGVFNFPSEDGKLVVPAYTGGGIVVNAKSPKLDAARKFALAFQLDKEQIDASVKADGLFPAIKGYTPPSDAGPVFKAGYELYKEAVAKNAVVNAFSWETADDGLLPGMKDKVYQAAQDVITGRKPVADACAFLDAEWAKAR, encoded by the coding sequence ATGAGAAGGTCCTTCGCGTGGGGAGCGGCACTACTCATCGCCGCGAGCCTCACCGGCTGCACGGTCGGCGGCGGGACGAGCACTTCCGGCGGCGAGATCTCCTTCCTGACTTTCGAAACCCCGAACCTGCCTCCGTTCTATTGGGACTCGGCCATCAAACGCGTGACGGACCGCAATCCCGGTCTCAGCGTGAAAAAACTGGTCGCCCCGTCGACCGATCGCACCGGGTACGCCAAGCAGCTGCTGCAGTCCGGGCAGTTCCCCGACGTCGCGATCGCCGTCGACTCGGCCGGTTTCGCCGAATCGGGCAACCTCTACGCGTGGACGCCCGAGGAGCTCAAGGACTTCCAGTTCCCCGCCGCCAACCCGATCAAGGGCGGGCACCACCAGCTGCCCGCCAACACCCAGACCATCCCGCCGATCTACTACAACAAGAAGCTCTTCGCCGACGCCGGCATCACGTCGGCACCGGCGACCTGGGGAGAACTCCTTGCCGCGTCGGAGAAACTGAAGGCGAAGGGCATCACGCCGTTCACCATCGGCGGCGGCAAGGAGGGGTTCCCGTCCGCGATGCTGCTGGACGGCCTGGTCAGTGTCGAGGTCTACGGCAAGACCCCGGACTGGCTTTCCCAGCGGCGGGCCGACAAGGTCAAGTTCACCGACCCGGCCTTCCAGCAGGCGTTCGGCAAGTTCGCCGATCTGGTGGCCAAGGGCTACCTCGACAAGACGCAGGTCTCGCGGGACTACTCGGCGACCGAGGCGGCCTTCCTCAACGGCGAAGGCGCCATGTACCCGATGGGCAACTGGTTCGCCGCCAGCGCCGATGCCAAGAAGCCGTCGTTCGACATCGGTGTCTTCAACTTCCCTTCCGAAGACGGGAAACTCGTCGTTCCCGCGTATACCGGTGGCGGCATCGTCGTCAACGCGAAGTCCCCGAAGCTCGACGCGGCGCGGAAGTTCGCGCTCGCGTTCCAGCTCGACAAGGAGCAGATCGACGCCTCGGTCAAGGCCGACGGCCTGTTCCCCGCGATCAAGGGCTACACGCCGCCGTCCGACGCCGGCCCGGTCTTCAAAGCGGGCTACGAACTCTACAAGGAAGCCGTGGCGAAGAACGCTGTCGTGAACGCCTTCAGCTGGGAGACCGCGGATGACGGGCTCCTGCCGGGTATGAAGGACAAGGTCTACCAGGCAGCCCAGGACGTCATCACCGGCCGCAAGCCGGTGGCCGACGCGTGCGCGTTCCTGGACGCCGAGTGGGCGAAGGCGCGCTGA
- a CDS encoding alpha-galactosidase, with protein sequence MAEIVFDESTRSWLIRTAATSYALRLTEDDTPSHVYWGPPLTSEQLTDVIPETKARWDAFNDPNEGLDELAADGGTRYWTPALQVRFADGTRALEWRYLSHDIDDGQLRVHFRDRHYPLRVTLGYRVPAGTDVIERWTELMHDGKEGPIEVIRADSATWVVPVRPDYRISHVTGRWAAESQLLREPVPHGETTFGSRRGITSHHANPWVMLDDGEATERHGEVYGAALAWSGSWRITTTRSSTGRLTVTGGFGQDGVVPRLAPGETLTTPVFAGLYTDGGFGAASRAWHAYTIGHVLPHPDELRPVLYNSWEATGFDVTEAGQRALAKQAAALGVELFVMDDGWFGARNHDHAGLGDWHVNPAKFPDGLGPLVGEVHRLGMKFGLWVEPEMVNPDSDLHRAHPDWVLHYPQRTRSELRQQLVLNFARSDVAEWAFDSLDSLVGEHGIDFLKWDMNRPFSEAGWPADGDPDRLWVEHTRAVYGIMDRLRAGHPGLRIEACSGGGGRIDLGIMARTDQVWTSDNTDALDRLVIQHGYGQVYPARAMSAWVTDDPNFVTHRSTPLRFRFHVAMAGVLGVGGDIVEWFEEDLAYAREQIAVYKEIRPIVQHGRLYRLVPPSTDGVSALQYVSADGGRSVVFVFRQAAHFPTPERPVRLDGLDPAARYRDEDTGKVRHGAALLAHGLFAGLPAGDFASAVIRLSKV encoded by the coding sequence GTGGCCGAGATCGTTTTCGACGAGAGCACCCGTTCCTGGCTCATCCGCACGGCAGCCACGAGCTACGCGCTCAGGCTGACCGAGGACGACACGCCCTCCCACGTCTACTGGGGTCCGCCGCTCACCAGTGAGCAACTCACCGACGTCATCCCCGAGACCAAAGCGCGCTGGGACGCCTTCAACGATCCCAACGAGGGATTGGACGAACTCGCCGCCGACGGCGGGACCCGCTACTGGACTCCCGCCCTCCAGGTCCGGTTCGCCGACGGGACCCGCGCCCTCGAGTGGCGGTATCTCTCCCACGACATCGACGACGGGCAGCTGCGCGTCCACTTCCGCGATCGTCACTACCCCCTGCGCGTCACGCTCGGCTACCGCGTCCCGGCGGGCACCGACGTCATCGAGCGCTGGACCGAGCTGATGCACGACGGCAAGGAAGGCCCGATCGAAGTCATCCGGGCCGATTCGGCGACCTGGGTCGTGCCGGTCCGGCCGGACTACCGGATCAGCCACGTCACCGGCCGTTGGGCCGCCGAGAGCCAGCTGCTCCGGGAGCCGGTGCCGCACGGCGAAACCACCTTCGGCAGCAGGCGCGGCATAACCAGCCATCACGCCAATCCGTGGGTGATGCTCGACGACGGTGAAGCGACCGAGCGGCACGGCGAGGTCTACGGCGCCGCACTCGCGTGGAGCGGTTCGTGGCGGATCACCACCACCCGCTCGTCCACCGGGCGTCTCACCGTGACCGGCGGCTTCGGCCAAGACGGCGTCGTCCCCCGGCTCGCCCCCGGCGAAACGCTCACCACACCGGTCTTCGCCGGGTTGTACACCGACGGCGGATTCGGCGCCGCGAGCCGCGCATGGCACGCGTACACGATCGGTCACGTCCTCCCGCATCCGGACGAGCTCCGGCCGGTGCTCTACAACTCTTGGGAGGCAACGGGTTTCGATGTCACCGAAGCCGGGCAGCGCGCGCTGGCGAAACAGGCGGCGGCGCTCGGAGTCGAATTGTTCGTGATGGACGACGGCTGGTTCGGCGCCCGGAACCACGACCACGCCGGCCTCGGCGACTGGCACGTCAACCCCGCCAAGTTCCCCGACGGCCTCGGACCACTCGTCGGCGAAGTGCACCGGCTCGGCATGAAGTTCGGCCTTTGGGTCGAGCCCGAGATGGTCAACCCGGACAGTGATCTCCACCGCGCGCATCCGGACTGGGTCCTGCACTATCCACAAAGGACGCGGTCCGAGCTCCGGCAGCAGCTGGTGCTCAATTTCGCCCGTTCCGACGTCGCCGAGTGGGCCTTCGACAGCCTCGACTCCCTCGTCGGCGAACACGGGATCGACTTCCTGAAATGGGACATGAACCGCCCGTTCAGTGAAGCGGGCTGGCCCGCCGACGGTGATCCGGACAGGCTGTGGGTGGAGCACACCCGCGCCGTCTACGGGATCATGGACCGTCTGCGCGCCGGACATCCCGGCCTGCGGATCGAGGCGTGCAGCGGCGGCGGCGGGCGGATCGATCTCGGGATCATGGCCAGGACGGACCAGGTCTGGACCTCCGACAACACCGACGCGCTCGACAGGCTCGTCATCCAGCACGGCTACGGGCAGGTGTACCCGGCACGCGCGATGTCGGCGTGGGTCACCGACGATCCCAATTTCGTCACGCACCGCTCCACCCCGCTGCGGTTCCGGTTCCACGTCGCAATGGCGGGGGTGCTCGGCGTCGGCGGCGACATCGTCGAATGGTTCGAGGAGGACCTGGCTTACGCCCGCGAACAGATCGCTGTGTACAAGGAGATCCGGCCGATCGTCCAGCACGGCAGGCTCTACCGGCTGGTGCCACCGTCCACCGACGGTGTCTCCGCGCTGCAGTACGTCTCAGCCGATGGCGGACGCTCTGTCGTGTTCGTGTTCCGGCAAGCGGCACATTTTCCCACTCCCGAACGACCGGTCCGGCTCGACGGCCTCGACCCCGCCGCGCGTTACCGCGACGAGGACACCGGGAAGGTGCGGCACGGCGCCGCGCTCCTGGCACACGGCCTGTTCGCGGGTCTGCCGGCCGGCGATTTCGCCAGTGCGGTGATCCGGCTAAGCAAGGTCTGA
- a CDS encoding PPOX class F420-dependent oxidoreductase: MPEKMTDEQRRAFLAEGTRTAVFATARPDGRPHAVPVWFALDGDDILVNLGTDTVKGKALKENPRVSVVADDPRPPYSFVSVEGIAEIVSDPEGVRAGSALIAERYLGEAGPEAIDGWLAYATSPGKVIVRVRPENIVAIAKVGG; encoded by the coding sequence ATGCCGGAGAAGATGACCGACGAGCAGCGCCGCGCCTTCCTCGCCGAGGGCACCCGTACCGCCGTCTTCGCGACGGCCCGCCCGGACGGCAGGCCGCACGCCGTCCCGGTCTGGTTCGCCCTCGACGGGGACGACATCCTGGTCAACCTGGGCACGGACACCGTCAAAGGCAAGGCGCTCAAGGAGAATCCGCGGGTTTCGGTGGTCGCCGACGATCCGCGCCCACCGTACTCGTTCGTGAGTGTCGAGGGGATCGCGGAGATCGTTTCGGATCCCGAGGGGGTCCGCGCCGGTTCGGCGTTGATCGCCGAGCGCTACCTCGGGGAGGCCGGGCCGGAGGCGATCGACGGGTGGCTGGCTTACGCGACGTCACCGGGGAAGGTGATCGTGCGGGTGCGGCCCGAGAACATCGTGGCGATCGCGAAGGTCGGCGGCTGA
- a CDS encoding RNA polymerase subunit sigma-70, whose amino-acid sequence MTETIAAAKAGDETAFAALTGRHRRELHVHCYRMLGSFDEAEDVVQEALLNAWRGLDTFDGGNFRAWLYRIATNACLDAIRKSERRVPSLRSFAEVPWIQPYPDRLLDEIAPPEAEPDALAVARETIELAFLAVLQMLPPQQRAVLILRDVLGWHASETAALLDLSVPAANSALQRGRATLRERLPQQRGDWSAAAPSEEERALVRRLIEAHDSGDFSTLSSLVRDDVRVTMPPEPNCYIGLEHLARHGRIAESMGEWRAVAVDANRMPAFASYLRRPGDTEFRAFKLDLVRVVDGKAAEFTTFDSHLFPAFGLDATLEGK is encoded by the coding sequence ATGACCGAAACGATCGCCGCGGCGAAGGCGGGGGACGAAACCGCCTTCGCCGCGCTCACCGGCAGGCACCGGCGGGAACTGCACGTCCACTGCTACCGGATGCTCGGCTCGTTCGACGAGGCGGAGGACGTCGTCCAGGAGGCGCTGCTCAACGCCTGGCGTGGGCTGGACACGTTCGACGGCGGGAACTTCCGCGCGTGGCTGTACCGGATCGCGACCAACGCCTGCCTCGACGCGATCCGCAAGAGCGAGCGGCGGGTGCCGTCGCTGCGCTCGTTCGCCGAAGTCCCTTGGATCCAGCCGTATCCGGACCGGCTGCTGGACGAGATCGCCCCGCCCGAAGCCGAGCCGGACGCGCTCGCCGTCGCCAGGGAGACCATCGAACTCGCCTTCCTCGCGGTCCTGCAGATGCTGCCGCCGCAGCAACGCGCGGTGCTGATCCTGCGCGACGTACTCGGCTGGCACGCCAGTGAAACCGCGGCCCTGCTGGACCTCTCGGTCCCCGCCGCGAACAGCGCGCTGCAGCGTGGCCGGGCGACCCTGCGCGAACGCCTTCCGCAGCAGCGCGGCGACTGGTCCGCCGCGGCACCGTCCGAAGAGGAACGCGCACTGGTCCGGCGGCTCATCGAAGCCCACGACAGCGGCGATTTCAGCACGTTGAGCAGCCTGGTCCGCGACGACGTCCGCGTCACCATGCCGCCGGAGCCGAACTGCTACATCGGGCTCGAACACCTCGCCAGGCACGGCAGGATCGCCGAATCGATGGGCGAATGGCGTGCCGTCGCCGTCGACGCGAACCGGATGCCCGCGTTCGCCTCGTATCTGCGGCGCCCCGGCGACACCGAGTTCCGCGCCTTCAAACTCGACCTCGTCCGCGTCGTGGACGGCAAGGCCGCCGAGTTCACCACGTTCGACAGTCACCTGTTCCCGGCCTTCGGCCTGGACGCCACCCTGGAGGGAAAGTAA